The proteins below are encoded in one region of Mycobacterium shinjukuense:
- a CDS encoding TVP38/TMEM64 family protein, giving the protein MTAPAIGKGTDAARSIGLALGAAARQLSLPRVVGTVAGITALLAVALLVPLPTAVQLRDWATSVGPWFPVAFLLVHVVATVVPFPRTVFTVAAGLLFGPLGGVLIAVTASTASALIAMLLVRAAGWRLNRLVRHRAVDRLDERLRERGWPTILSLRLIPAVPFAALNYGAGASGVRVLPYTLSTLGGLLPGTAAVVILGDALAGDGNPLLILASVCTGAVGLAGLFFEIRHHRRQHHRASPCEADEPVREPAVTH; this is encoded by the coding sequence GTGACGGCTCCCGCCATCGGCAAAGGCACCGATGCCGCGCGCAGTATCGGACTCGCGCTGGGTGCCGCTGCGCGTCAGCTATCGCTGCCGCGGGTCGTCGGCACGGTGGCGGGAATCACGGCATTGCTGGCGGTGGCCCTGCTGGTCCCGCTCCCCACGGCGGTGCAGCTGCGCGACTGGGCGACGTCGGTGGGCCCCTGGTTCCCGGTGGCGTTCCTGCTGGTGCACGTCGTGGCCACGGTGGTGCCGTTTCCCCGCACCGTGTTCACCGTGGCCGCCGGGTTGCTGTTCGGGCCGCTGGGGGGTGTGCTGATCGCGGTGACCGCCAGCACGGCGAGCGCGTTGATCGCGATGCTGCTGGTGCGCGCGGCCGGCTGGCGGCTCAACCGCCTGGTGCGCCATCGCGCGGTCGACCGGCTCGACGAGCGTCTGCGCGAGCGGGGGTGGCCCACGATTTTGTCGTTGCGGTTGATCCCTGCCGTACCGTTTGCGGCACTCAACTATGGTGCCGGCGCATCGGGCGTGCGGGTGCTGCCCTACACGCTGTCCACGCTGGGCGGTCTGCTCCCGGGAACCGCCGCCGTGGTGATCCTGGGCGACGCACTCGCCGGTGATGGCAACCCGCTGCTGATCCTGGCGTCGGTGTGTACCGGCGCCGTGGGGTTGGCTGGGCTGTTCTTCGAGATCCGCCACCATCGGCGCCAGCACCACCGCGCGTCGCCGTGCGAGGCCGACGAGCCCGTCCGCGAGCCGGCCGTCACGCACTGA
- a CDS encoding DoxX family protein: MALTSPKAYALLAALQAGDAVACAIPLPPIDKALDRLEVPQGVRPMLPAVKAASAVGLLSVTRFPGLARLTTAMLTLYFVLAVGAHLRVRDRVVNMIPAASLLTLFAVMTVKGPDTV; encoded by the coding sequence ATGGCTCTGACCTCGCCGAAAGCCTACGCGCTGCTGGCCGCGTTGCAGGCCGGTGACGCGGTGGCGTGTGCGATTCCGCTGCCGCCCATCGACAAGGCTTTGGACAGGCTGGAAGTCCCGCAGGGCGTCCGCCCGATGCTGCCGGCGGTTAAGGCGGCGTCTGCGGTCGGTCTGCTGTCGGTCACCCGCTTTCCGGGCTTGGCGAGGCTGACCACCGCAATGCTGACGTTGTATTTCGTGCTGGCCGTGGGCGCACATCTCCGGGTGCGGGATCGGGTCGTCAACATGATTCCGGCGGCGTCGCTGCTGACGTTGTTCGCGGTGATGACGGTGAAAGGGCCGGACACCGTTTAG
- a CDS encoding NfeD family protein, which translates to MPVALIWLIAALALAGAEALTGDMFLLMLGGGALAASATSWLMDWPVWADGAAFLVVSVVLLVLVRPAVRRRLLSAKEVQLGIKALEGKSALVLDRVARDQGQVKLDGQVWTARPLNDGDVFEPGDLVTVVHINGATAVVFKNG; encoded by the coding sequence ATGCCCGTCGCTTTGATCTGGCTCATCGCAGCGCTGGCGCTAGCCGGTGCGGAGGCGCTGACCGGCGACATGTTCTTGTTGATGCTCGGCGGCGGCGCGTTGGCGGCGTCGGCTACCAGCTGGCTGATGGATTGGCCGGTATGGGCCGACGGAGCGGCGTTCCTCGTGGTCTCGGTGGTGCTGTTGGTGTTGGTTCGGCCCGCGGTGCGCCGGCGGCTGCTGTCCGCCAAAGAAGTGCAGCTGGGCATCAAGGCTTTGGAGGGCAAGAGCGCGCTGGTGCTCGATCGCGTTGCCCGCGATCAAGGCCAGGTGAAACTCGACGGCCAGGTGTGGACGGCACGCCCACTGAACGACGGCGACGTGTTCGAACCCGGCGATTTGGTCACCGTGGTGCACATCAACGGGGCAACCGCGGTGGTCTTCAAAAACGGCTAA
- a CDS encoding S1 family peptidase: MTGSLASQPSLARIVVLLAGALLCLAVAVWPVLATRVRRDREPREYVFAGTDVHHFPPDRPTMYSWRLSIAALLSAAAFVAALWMPGRTPKPARPLIPLPAASALSPGTGIAVIYADGSGGMGCTAGFLVRTRAGQSGVLTAGHCNKPGQASKTSMNAGTGRYVTVGTFGQTVSEGLRGEAHDIGLILLDSDKVARTSAIAASLPVTGVTSDLRVGQQLCKFGMRTGTAECGQITDVTESKVAFLAASQCGDSGGPVYLIHSDGTATAVGIHIRGGRPDDPNPGCSTPATFSVAELVQPWLDRWSLTVVTEIAPR, encoded by the coding sequence ATGACCGGGAGTTTGGCGTCGCAGCCGTCGCTCGCTCGCATCGTCGTGCTGCTGGCCGGGGCGCTGCTGTGCCTGGCGGTGGCGGTGTGGCCCGTCCTGGCCACCCGGGTCAGGCGGGATCGTGAGCCGCGGGAATACGTGTTCGCGGGCACCGATGTGCACCACTTCCCGCCCGATCGTCCGACAATGTATAGCTGGCGACTGTCGATTGCCGCGCTGCTGAGCGCGGCCGCATTTGTCGCGGCACTCTGGATGCCGGGCAGGACGCCCAAGCCGGCGCGGCCGCTCATCCCCCTGCCGGCCGCAAGCGCCCTCAGCCCGGGCACCGGCATCGCCGTCATCTATGCCGACGGCTCTGGGGGAATGGGTTGTACGGCAGGGTTTTTGGTGCGCACGCGGGCTGGTCAAAGTGGTGTTCTCACGGCCGGTCACTGCAACAAGCCCGGCCAGGCGAGCAAGACATCGATGAACGCCGGAACCGGCCGCTACGTGACGGTGGGGACGTTTGGCCAAACGGTCAGCGAGGGACTTCGCGGGGAAGCGCACGATATCGGCCTGATCCTGCTCGATTCCGACAAGGTCGCGCGGACGTCGGCGATCGCCGCATCGCTACCGGTCACCGGCGTCACCTCCGACCTGCGAGTCGGCCAGCAGCTGTGCAAGTTCGGCATGCGCACCGGCACTGCCGAATGCGGGCAGATCACCGACGTCACCGAGAGCAAGGTGGCGTTCCTGGCGGCCAGCCAGTGCGGCGATTCCGGCGGGCCGGTGTACCTCATCCACAGCGACGGCACCGCAACCGCGGTCGGTATCCACATCCGCGGTGGACGTCCCGACGACCCCAATCCCGGGTGCTCGACCCCGGCGACGTTTTCGGTCGCCGAGCTCGTGCAGCCATGGCTCGACAGGTGGAGCTTGACGGTCGTCACCGAGATAGCGCCGCGCTGA
- the mutA gene encoding methylmalonyl-CoA mutase small subunit: protein MSVDVPELAELEQVRRRWRRAVAGVLSQSTRSDPAELGDQPERLLNWPTYDGFVIRPLYTAFDELPEAPLPGDWPFVRGGDAARDVKSGWKVAEAFPANGATAGDANAAVLAALGDGVSALLIRVGKSGVAPGQLEALLAGVYLNLAPVILDAGADYPAASEVMLALVAKLARDQRTTLSIDLGADPLTAALSGRPAPAIEEVTALASRVVAEPGVRAITVDGPGFHNLGATAAWELAATVAAAVTYLRILSDAGISTGQALRQISFRLAADDDQFMTLAKMRAMRQLWARVAEVAGDPDAGAATVHAETSLPMMTQRDPWVNMLRCTLAAFGAGVGGADTVLVHPFDVAIPGGLPGTSAGFARRIARNTQLLLLEESHVGRVLDPAGGSWFVEDLTEQLAQRAWRHFQAIEAHGGFVNAQDFLADQLGELAARRAEDIAHRRIAITGVNEFPNLAEPPVPPSDPAVTPAGAGTLVRYAAQFEALRDRSDAYLARTGTRPKVLLLPLGPLAEHNTRTTFATNLLASGGVEASNPGTVDAAGVAHAVAEAVSDAASPTAAVICGTDRRYRDEAAGVVQAAKNAGIARVYLAGPEQALGDAQPRPDEFLTANIDAVEALSNLLTRLGA from the coding sequence GTGTCCGTTGACGTACCCGAGCTCGCCGAGCTAGAACAGGTTCGCCGGCGATGGCGCCGCGCGGTGGCCGGCGTGCTTTCCCAGAGCACCCGAAGCGATCCAGCCGAGCTCGGCGACCAACCCGAGCGGCTGCTGAATTGGCCAACCTACGATGGTTTCGTCATCCGGCCGCTCTACACCGCCTTCGACGAGTTGCCGGAGGCCCCGCTGCCGGGGGACTGGCCGTTCGTACGCGGCGGTGACGCGGCGCGCGACGTCAAGTCCGGGTGGAAGGTTGCCGAGGCGTTTCCGGCCAACGGCGCGACGGCCGGTGATGCCAACGCGGCGGTGTTGGCCGCGCTCGGTGACGGGGTCAGCGCGCTGCTGATCCGGGTGGGGAAGTCGGGCGTGGCGCCAGGCCAGCTCGAGGCGCTGCTGGCGGGGGTGTACCTGAACCTGGCACCGGTCATCCTCGATGCCGGTGCCGACTACCCGGCGGCGAGCGAGGTCATGCTGGCGCTGGTCGCGAAGCTGGCTCGCGACCAGCGCACTACGTTGTCGATCGACCTGGGCGCCGACCCGCTGACGGCGGCGCTGAGCGGGCGTCCCGCCCCGGCGATCGAGGAGGTCACCGCGCTGGCGTCCCGGGTGGTCGCCGAGCCAGGCGTGCGGGCGATCACCGTCGACGGACCCGGCTTCCACAACCTGGGCGCCACCGCGGCCTGGGAACTGGCGGCCACCGTCGCGGCCGCGGTGACCTACCTGCGGATCCTTAGCGACGCCGGGATCTCCACCGGGCAGGCCCTACGGCAGATCAGCTTCCGCCTCGCCGCCGATGACGACCAGTTCATGACGCTGGCCAAGATGCGGGCCATGCGCCAACTGTGGGCCCGGGTCGCCGAGGTCGCGGGTGACCCGGACGCCGGAGCAGCCACCGTGCACGCGGAGACCTCGCTGCCGATGATGACCCAGCGTGACCCGTGGGTGAACATGCTGCGCTGCACGCTGGCCGCCTTCGGCGCCGGCGTCGGCGGCGCCGACACCGTGCTGGTGCATCCGTTCGACGTGGCGATCCCGGGCGGCCTTCCGGGCACCTCGGCCGGTTTTGCGCGCCGGATCGCCCGCAATACCCAGCTGCTGCTCTTGGAGGAGTCGCACGTCGGCCGGGTGCTCGATCCCGCTGGCGGGTCGTGGTTCGTCGAGGACCTCACCGAACAGTTGGCGCAGCGGGCCTGGCGACATTTCCAGGCCATCGAGGCCCACGGCGGATTCGTCAACGCCCAGGATTTCCTGGCCGACCAGCTCGGCGAGCTCGCGGCGCGCCGCGCCGAGGACATCGCACACCGGCGCATCGCGATCACCGGCGTCAACGAGTTTCCGAATCTTGCCGAACCCCCGGTACCGCCCAGCGATCCGGCCGTCACGCCCGCCGGTGCAGGCACCCTGGTGCGCTACGCCGCTCAGTTCGAGGCGTTGCGGGACCGGTCAGATGCCTACTTGGCCCGCACGGGTACCCGACCGAAGGTGCTGTTGTTGCCGTTGGGGCCGCTGGCCGAGCACAACACCCGCACGACGTTCGCGACGAACCTGCTGGCCTCGGGCGGCGTCGAGGCCAGCAACCCGGGAACGGTCGATGCCGCCGGTGTCGCCCACGCCGTCGCTGAGGCGGTTTCGGATGCCGCGTCGCCCACCGCGGCGGTGATCTGCGGCACCGATCGGCGCTACCGAGACGAGGCCGCGGGCGTCGTGCAGGCTGCCAAAAACGCTGGAATAGCACGGGTCTACCTGGCCGGACCGGAGCAGGCGCTGGGGGACGCCCAGCCGCGGCCCGACGAGTTCTTGACCGCGAACATCGATGCGGTCGAAGCCCTGTCGAACCTGCTCACCCGGTTGGGAGCGTAG
- a CDS encoding FitA-like ribbon-helix-helix domain-containing protein: MVAITVRDVPDKVRDELAARAAQAGQSLQEYLRGLLIATADKPTTQTVIARARARVNSTGVRVDAATILAAKDADRR, translated from the coding sequence ATGGTGGCCATCACGGTACGTGACGTCCCCGACAAGGTCCGCGACGAGCTGGCGGCGCGAGCCGCGCAAGCCGGGCAGTCACTGCAGGAATACCTGCGCGGACTGCTCATCGCGACCGCGGACAAGCCGACGACCCAAACGGTCATCGCCCGTGCCCGTGCGCGCGTGAACTCGACCGGCGTGCGCGTGGACGCGGCCACCATTCTGGCCGCAAAGGACGCCGATCGCCGGTGA
- a CDS encoding SPFH domain-containing protein: MQGAVAGLVFLAVLVIFAIIVVAKSIALIPQAEAAVIERLGRYSRTVSGQLTLLVPFIDRIRARVDLRERVVSFPPQPVITEDNLTLNIDTVVYFQVTMPQAAVYEISNYIVGVEQLTTTTLRNVVGGMTLEQTLTSRDQINAQLRGVLDEATGRWGLRVARVELRSIDPPPSIQASMEKQMKADREKRAMILTAEGTREAAIKQAEGQKQAQILAAEGAKQAAILAAEADRQSRMLRAQGERAAAYLQAQGQAKAIEKTFTAIKAGRPTPEMLAYLYLQTLPEMARGDANKVWVVPSDFSAALQGFTRLLGTPGEDGVFRFEPSPVDEVPRHAADTDDAEVADWFSTEPDPSIARAVAKAEAMARNPVDNPLGTAPGLTQ; the protein is encoded by the coding sequence GTGCAAGGTGCGGTTGCCGGCCTGGTGTTTCTGGCCGTTCTGGTGATCTTCGCCATCATCGTGGTGGCCAAGTCGATTGCGCTGATTCCGCAGGCCGAGGCCGCGGTGATCGAACGGCTGGGTCGGTACAGCCGCACCGTCAGCGGGCAGCTGACGCTGTTGGTCCCGTTCATCGACCGGATCCGCGCCCGGGTGGATCTGCGCGAGCGGGTGGTGTCGTTTCCGCCGCAGCCCGTCATCACCGAGGACAACCTGACCCTCAACATCGACACGGTGGTCTACTTCCAGGTCACCATGCCGCAGGCGGCGGTCTACGAAATCAGCAACTACATCGTCGGTGTCGAGCAGCTGACCACCACCACGCTGCGCAACGTGGTCGGCGGCATGACGCTGGAGCAGACGCTGACCTCCCGCGATCAAATCAACGCCCAGTTGCGCGGGGTGCTCGACGAAGCGACCGGCCGGTGGGGATTACGGGTGGCGCGGGTGGAGCTGCGCAGCATCGACCCGCCGCCGTCGATCCAGGCGTCGATGGAAAAGCAGATGAAGGCCGACCGGGAGAAGCGGGCGATGATCCTGACCGCGGAGGGCACCCGGGAGGCCGCGATCAAGCAGGCCGAGGGGCAGAAGCAGGCCCAGATCCTCGCCGCCGAGGGTGCCAAGCAGGCCGCGATCCTGGCCGCCGAGGCCGACCGGCAGTCCCGGATGCTGCGCGCCCAGGGTGAGCGCGCCGCGGCCTACCTGCAGGCGCAGGGGCAGGCCAAGGCGATCGAGAAGACGTTCACCGCGATCAAGGCCGGCAGGCCGACCCCGGAGATGCTGGCCTACCTGTACCTGCAGACGCTGCCGGAGATGGCGCGCGGCGACGCCAACAAGGTATGGGTGGTGCCCAGCGATTTCAGCGCGGCGTTGCAGGGGTTCACCAGGCTGTTGGGCACACCGGGGGAGGACGGGGTGTTCCGGTTCGAGCCGTCCCCGGTCGACGAGGTGCCCAGGCACGCGGCCGACACCGACGACGCCGAGGTCGCCGACTGGTTCTCCACCGAGCCCGACCCGTCGATCGCCCGGGCGGTGGCCAAGGCCGAGGCGATGGCCCGCAACCCGGTCGACAATCCACTGGGGACAGCGCCGGGGTTGACCCAATAG
- the scpA gene encoding methylmalonyl-CoA mutase: MTTSTPLPASLAGSFADVPLHGDRSVPPPTEAAVDRHVAAAAAAHGYPPDQLPWHTPEGIVVKPVYIAADRRAAEADGYPLHSFPGEPPFVRGPYPTMYVNQPWTIRQYAGFSTAADSNAFYRRNLAAGQKGLSVAFDLATHRGYDSDHPRVQGDVGMAGVAIDSILDMRQLFDGIDLSAVSVSMTMNGAVLPILALYVVAAEEQGVSPEQLAGTIQNDILKEFMVRNTYIYPPKPSMRIISDIFAYTSAKMPKFNSISISGYHIQEAGATADLELAYTLADGVDYIKAGLDAGLDIDSFAPRLSFFWGIGMNFFMEVAKLRAGRLLWSELVAQFAPKSAKSLSLRTHSQTSGWSLTAQDVFNNVARTCIEAMAATQGHTQSLHTNALDEALALPTDFSARIARNTQLVLQQESGTTRPIDPWGGSYYVEWLTHRLAQRARAHIAEVAEHGGMAQAISDGIPKLRIEEAAARTQARIDSGQQPVVGVNKYQVAEDHEIEVLKVENSRVRAEQLAKLQQLRASRDQAAVRAALAELTRAAAAPGRAGPDGLGNNLLALAINAARAKATVGEISDALEQVYGRHQAEIRTISGVYRDEVGKVPNIAAATELVEKFAEADGRRPRILIAKMGQDGHDRGQKVIATAFADLGFDVDVGSLFSTPEEVARQAADNDVHVVGVSSLAAGHLTLVPALRDALVAVGRPDIMIVVGGVIPPGDFDELYAAGAAAIFPPGTVIADAAIGLLHKLAERLGYALD; encoded by the coding sequence ATGACGACGAGCACACCCCTCCCGGCCAGCCTGGCAGGCAGTTTCGCTGATGTCCCGTTGCACGGTGACCGCAGCGTGCCGCCGCCCACCGAAGCCGCCGTGGACAGGCATGTCGCGGCTGCCGCCGCGGCCCACGGATACCCGCCCGATCAGTTGCCCTGGCATACGCCGGAAGGCATCGTCGTCAAACCGGTGTACATCGCTGCCGACCGGCGCGCCGCCGAGGCCGACGGCTACCCGCTGCACAGTTTCCCCGGCGAGCCCCCGTTTGTGCGCGGCCCCTATCCCACGATGTATGTCAACCAGCCGTGGACCATCCGCCAATACGCCGGATTCTCCACCGCCGCGGACTCCAACGCGTTCTACCGCCGCAACCTGGCCGCCGGCCAGAAGGGGCTGTCGGTGGCCTTCGACCTGGCCACCCACCGCGGCTACGACTCCGACCATCCCCGGGTGCAGGGCGACGTCGGAATGGCCGGGGTGGCAATCGATTCCATCCTCGACATGCGGCAGCTGTTCGACGGGATCGACCTGTCGGCGGTAAGCGTGTCGATGACGATGAACGGCGCGGTGCTGCCGATCCTGGCGCTGTATGTGGTCGCCGCCGAGGAGCAGGGGGTGTCGCCGGAGCAGCTGGCCGGCACCATCCAGAACGACATCCTCAAAGAATTCATGGTGCGCAACACCTACATCTATCCGCCAAAGCCGTCGATGCGGATCATCTCCGACATCTTCGCCTACACCAGCGCCAAGATGCCGAAGTTCAACTCCATCTCCATCTCCGGCTATCACATCCAAGAAGCCGGTGCCACAGCCGATTTGGAGCTGGCCTACACCCTGGCCGACGGCGTCGACTACATCAAGGCGGGCCTGGACGCCGGCCTGGACATCGACAGCTTCGCGCCCCGGTTGTCCTTCTTCTGGGGCATCGGGATGAACTTCTTCATGGAAGTCGCCAAACTGCGGGCCGGCCGGCTGTTGTGGAGCGAGCTGGTCGCGCAGTTCGCGCCCAAGAGCGCCAAATCCCTTTCGCTGCGTACACATTCGCAAACCTCGGGGTGGTCGCTGACCGCCCAGGACGTTTTCAACAACGTGGCCCGCACCTGCATCGAGGCGATGGCCGCGACCCAGGGGCACACCCAGTCGCTGCACACCAACGCGCTGGACGAGGCGCTGGCGCTGCCCACCGACTTCTCCGCCCGGATCGCCCGCAACACCCAGCTGGTGCTGCAGCAGGAGTCGGGCACCACCCGGCCGATCGACCCGTGGGGGGGCTCCTACTACGTGGAGTGGCTGACCCATCGGCTCGCGCAGCGGGCCCGAGCCCACATCGCCGAGGTCGCCGAGCACGGCGGCATGGCGCAGGCCATCAGCGACGGCATCCCCAAGCTGCGCATCGAGGAGGCCGCCGCGCGCACCCAGGCCCGCATCGACTCCGGTCAGCAGCCGGTGGTCGGCGTCAACAAGTACCAGGTGGCCGAGGACCACGAGATCGAGGTGCTCAAGGTGGAAAACAGCCGGGTGCGCGCCGAGCAGCTGGCCAAACTGCAGCAGCTGCGGGCGAGCCGGGACCAGGCGGCGGTGCGGGCCGCCCTGGCGGAACTGACCCGCGCCGCCGCCGCCCCCGGGCGCGCCGGGCCCGACGGGCTGGGCAACAATCTGCTGGCCCTCGCGATCAACGCGGCCCGGGCCAAGGCCACCGTCGGCGAGATCTCCGACGCACTGGAGCAGGTCTACGGCCGTCACCAGGCGGAGATCCGTACCATCTCCGGGGTCTACCGTGACGAAGTCGGAAAGGTCCCCAACATCGCAGCCGCAACCGAGCTAGTGGAGAAGTTCGCCGAGGCCGACGGTCGCCGGCCCAGGATCCTGATTGCCAAGATGGGTCAGGATGGCCACGACCGCGGTCAGAAGGTGATCGCGACGGCGTTCGCCGACCTCGGTTTCGACGTCGACGTCGGATCGCTGTTCTCCACCCCCGAGGAGGTGGCCCGCCAGGCCGCCGACAACGACGTGCACGTGGTCGGGGTGTCCTCGCTGGCCGCCGGCCACCTAACGCTGGTGCCGGCGCTGCGTGATGCGTTGGTTGCGGTGGGTCGACCCGACATCATGATCGTGGTCGGCGGCGTCATCCCCCCCGGTGACTTCGACGAGTTGTACGCCGCGGGCGCCGCCGCCATCTTCCCGCCCGGCACGGTGATCGCTGACGCCGCCATCGGCTTGCTGCACAAGCTGGCCGAGCGGCTGGGGTACGCGCTGGACTAG
- a CDS encoding type II toxin-antitoxin system VapC family toxin has translation MSDRIVCDASAVVAALLDSGDDGRWAAHRMADADLYAPTLLPYECANIIARQELNGTISADQAAQAHVDLVDLAIDLWPYDVLSTRAWQLRATLSSYDAAYVALAEMLAAPLVTLDRRIRRAPGITCSVSVPGDD, from the coding sequence GTGAGCGACCGGATCGTCTGCGACGCATCCGCGGTGGTGGCCGCCTTGCTCGATTCCGGTGACGACGGCCGCTGGGCCGCGCACCGGATGGCCGACGCCGATCTGTACGCGCCGACGTTGCTGCCGTATGAGTGCGCCAACATCATTGCGCGACAGGAACTCAACGGGACCATCAGTGCCGACCAGGCGGCTCAAGCGCACGTCGATCTGGTCGACCTGGCGATCGATCTGTGGCCATACGACGTGCTTTCGACGCGTGCATGGCAGCTGCGCGCCACGTTGTCCAGTTACGACGCCGCATACGTGGCGCTCGCGGAGATGCTGGCTGCGCCGTTAGTCACCTTGGACCGGCGGATTCGTCGTGCGCCCGGCATCACGTGTTCCGTGTCCGTCCCCGGCGACGACTGA
- a CDS encoding nitroreductase family deazaflavin-dependent oxidoreductase, translating to MSWLAKLGARLMRSRSLMRAPIWIYKARAGGLFGSRILMLEHIGRKSGARRYAVLEVVDHPVPDTYVVASGFGRKAQWFRNIEANPRVRVYAGSHAPAPATARILDQDETDRTLATYRGRHGRAWARLKPVLVETLESPIPDTGAPLPMVELRLD from the coding sequence ATGTCGTGGTTGGCCAAGCTCGGCGCACGTTTGATGCGCTCACGCAGCCTGATGCGCGCGCCGATCTGGATCTACAAGGCACGCGCGGGTGGGCTGTTCGGTTCACGGATCCTGATGCTCGAGCACATCGGCCGTAAATCCGGCGCGCGCCGCTACGCCGTGCTGGAAGTCGTCGATCACCCCGTCCCGGACACCTATGTCGTCGCTTCCGGTTTCGGGCGGAAAGCCCAGTGGTTCCGCAACATTGAGGCCAACCCGCGGGTGCGCGTCTATGCCGGCAGCCACGCGCCCGCGCCCGCCACCGCGCGCATCCTCGACCAAGATGAAACCGACCGGACCCTGGCGACCTACCGTGGCCGCCACGGCCGAGCCTGGGCGCGGCTCAAGCCGGTGCTCGTAGAGACGCTCGAATCCCCGATCCCCGACACCGGCGCGCCGCTGCCGATGGTGGAGTTACGCCTGGACTAA
- a CDS encoding HNH endonuclease signature motif containing protein — protein sequence MRSSSREEIVAVFDALDTALHRALDLSIDTLTTPECLAMLERCETLRRRLPAVEHPFINRLADQADPSELGGKLPFALAERLRITRGEAARRIGEAAELGPRRALTGEVLPPLLTATAEAQRAGRLGPDHVRIIRAFLHQLPSGVDLPTREKAEAELAQLGGRFRPDQLHKLAAKLADCLNPDGNFSDTDRARRRGIILGKQGADGMSAITGYLTPEARATLDAVLAKLAAPGMANPADPTPCVAGTPSQAAIDADTRSAAQRNHDGLQAGLRALLCSGELGQHNGLPAAIIVSTSLAELQSAAGHALTGGGSLLPMSEVIRLAAHAHHYLRIFDHGRELALYHTKRLASPAQRIVLYGKDRGCSFPNCDVPGYLTEVHHVTDYSECRETDIDDLTQACGPHHQLVTSGGWRTRKRKDGTTEWIPPAHLDHGQPRTNSYFHPEKLLHDHDDEDDDP from the coding sequence ATGCGTTCGAGTAGCCGGGAGGAGATTGTCGCGGTGTTCGACGCCCTCGACACCGCCCTTCACCGGGCCCTGGACCTCTCGATCGACACCCTGACCACCCCCGAATGCCTGGCCATGCTGGAACGCTGCGAAACGCTGCGCCGCCGCCTGCCCGCCGTCGAGCACCCGTTCATCAACAGGCTCGCCGACCAGGCCGACCCGAGCGAACTGGGCGGCAAACTCCCCTTCGCGTTGGCCGAGCGGTTGCGCATCACCCGCGGCGAGGCAGCCCGGCGCATCGGCGAGGCCGCCGAGCTGGGGCCGCGGCGCGCGCTGACCGGAGAGGTGTTGCCGCCGCTGCTGACGGCCACCGCCGAAGCCCAACGCGCCGGGCGTCTCGGACCCGACCATGTGCGGATCATCCGCGCCTTTCTGCACCAGCTGCCCAGCGGGGTGGACCTGCCCACCCGGGAGAAAGCCGAAGCCGAACTGGCTCAGTTGGGTGGCCGGTTTCGGCCCGACCAGCTGCACAAGCTGGCCGCCAAACTCGCCGACTGCCTCAACCCCGACGGCAATTTCAGCGACACCGACCGGGCCCGCCGCCGCGGCATCATCCTCGGCAAGCAGGGCGCCGACGGCATGTCGGCGATCACCGGCTACCTCACCCCCGAAGCCCGCGCCACCCTCGATGCCGTGCTGGCCAAGCTGGCCGCCCCCGGCATGGCCAACCCCGCCGACCCCACCCCCTGTGTGGCCGGCACCCCGTCACAGGCCGCCATCGACGCCGACACCCGCAGCGCCGCCCAGCGCAACCACGACGGCCTGCAGGCCGGGCTGCGGGCGCTGCTGTGCTCGGGGGAGCTGGGCCAACACAACGGGCTGCCCGCGGCGATCATCGTGTCCACCAGCCTGGCCGAGTTGCAATCGGCTGCCGGGCACGCGCTCACCGGCGGCGGCAGCCTGCTGCCGATGAGCGAGGTGATCCGGCTGGCCGCCCACGCCCACCACTACCTGCGCATCTTTGACCACGGCCGCGAGCTGGCGCTCTATCACACCAAGCGGCTGGCCTCCCCGGCCCAGCGAATCGTGTTGTACGGCAAGGACCGCGGGTGTTCCTTTCCCAATTGCGATGTGCCGGGCTATCTCACCGAGGTGCACCATGTGACCGATTATTCCGAGTGCCGGGAGACCGATATCGACGACCTCACCCAGGCCTGCGGCCCCCACCACCAACTGGTCACCAGCGGGGGCTGGAGGACCCGCAAACGCAAAGACGGCACCACCGAGTGGATTCCGCCGGCCCATCTTGACCATGGACAACCCCGCACCAACAGCTACTTCCACCCCGAAAAACTCCTGCACGACCACGACGACGAGGACGACGACCCGTGA